The DNA segment CGTTCAGGTCGAGAAAGAAGAACGTGGCAACAAGGGCGCCGCCCTGACCACCTTCATCAGCCTGGCCGGCCGTTATCTGGTGCTGATGCCCAACAACCCGCGCGCAGGCGGTATCTCGCGCCGTATCGAAGGCGAAGAGCGCAATGAACTGCGTGAAGCCCTCAATGGACTGATCGCCCCTGCCGACATGGGCCTGATCGTGCGCACTGCCGGCCTTGGCCGCAGCAGCGAAGAAATGCAGTGGGACCTGGACTACCTGCTGCAACTGTGGACCGCCATCAAGGAAGCGTCCCTGGATCGCGCCGCGCCCTTCCTGATCTACCAGGAAAGTAACGTTATCATCCGCGCCATCCGCGACTACCTGCGCCAGGACATCGGTGAAGTCCTGATCGACAGCGTCGAAGCCCAGGAAGAAGCCCTGACCTTTATCCGCCAGGTGATGCCGCAGTACGCCAGCAAGATCAAGCTGTACGAAGACAGCGTACCGCTGTTCAACCGCTTCCAGATCGAAAGCCAGATCGAAACCGCCTTCCAGCGCGTGGTCGAACTGCCATCGGGCGGCTCGATCGTTATCGACCCGACTGAAGCCCTGGTGTCGATCGACATCAACTCGGCACGCGCCACCAAAGGCAGCGACATCGAAGAAACCGCACTGCAGACCAACCTGGAAGCGGCTGAAGAAATCGCTCGCCAGTTGCGCTTGCGTGATATCGGCGGCCTGATCGTCATCGACTTCATCGACATGACCCCGGCCAAGAACCAGCGTGCCGTCGAAGAGAAAGTCCGTGAGTGCCTTGAAGCCGACCGCGCCCGCGTTCAGGTCGGTCGCATTTCGCGCTTCGGCCTGCTGGAAATGTCCCGTCAGCGGCTGCGTCCGTCGCTGGGCGAAAGCAGCGGCATCGTCTGCCCGCGCTGCAACGGCACCGGCATTATCCGTGACGTCGAATCGCTGTCGCTGGCCATCCTGCGCCTGATTGAAGAAGAAGCGCTCAAGGACCGTACTGCTGAAGTGCGCGCCCAGGTGCCGATCCCGGTCGCAGCATTCCTGCTCAACGAAAAACGCAACTCGATCACCAAGATCGAACTGCGTACCCGTGCCCGCATCATCATCCTGCCGACCGATCACCTCGAAACGCCACACTTCGAAGTGCAGCGCCTGCGTGATGACAATCCGGATGCCAGCACGCACAAAACCAGCTACGAAATCGCCGCCGAAGCGGCCGAGATCGAAGACGTCGCGCCACAGGCCAGCGCCACCCGCACTCTGGTTCGCCAGGAAGCCGCGGTCAAAACCGCTCCGGCTCGCGCCAATGCTCCAGTACCTGCCGAAGCGGCAGCCCCGGTAGCGGCTCCGGTCGCTCCGACGCCAGCCCACGAGCCAAGCCTGTTCAAAGGCCTGGTGAAGTCGCTGGTCAGCCTGTTCGCTACCAGCAAACCCGAGCCGGTTGCCCCGGTTGCCGCTGAAAAACCAGCCGTTTCCGAGCGCCCTGCGCGCAACGAAGAGCGTCGCAACGGTCGCCAGCAAAGCCGTGGCCGCAACAACCGCCGCGACGAAGAGCGCAAACCGCGTGAAGAACGTGGCGAACGTACCCCACGTGAAGAACGCGTACCTCGCGAAGAGCGCGCACCACGTGAAGAACGTGCCCCGCGTGAAGAACGCGCACCTCGCGAAGAGCGTGCACCGCGTGAAGAACGCGCCCCACGTGAAGAACGCGCGCCACGCGAACTGCGCGAAGCCCGTGACGAGTCCGGCACACGCGAAGAACGTCAGCCACGCCCACCTCGCGAAGAACGTCAGCCTCGCGAGCGCAAGCCACGCGAAGAGCGCGTCCGTGAACTGCGCGAACCACTGGATGCCGCACCGGCTGCCGAAGCCGCTGCCGGCCAGCCAGCCGTAGCCCAGGAAGAACGCGCACCTCGCGAAGAACGTGCTCCGCGTGAAGAGCGCGCGCCTCGCGAAGAGCGTCAACCGCGCGCCCCGCGTGAAGAGCGCCAGCCTCGCAATGAGCAAGCCACTGAAACCGCTGAAGATGAAACGCTCAACAGCGAAGAGCAAGCCCATGACGAGCAGGATGGCGCCGAAGGCGAACGTCCACGTCGCCGCTCGCGTGGCCAGCGTCGTCGCAGCAACCGTCGTGAGCGCCAACGCGATGCCAATGGCGTGGAAATCGCTGATGGCGAAGAGTCTGGCGAAACCGACAACAGCAATGCTCTGGCGGCCGGCCTGGTGGTCACCGCAGCCGTCGCCGGCAGCGTGATCAGCGCACCTGCCGAAGCCGAGGCCAATCGTCAGGCCGAACAGGCCCAGGCGTCGAGCGACAGCCAGGCTGCACCAGCACCAACACCTGCTGACGCAGTTGAAACACCTGTCGCCGATGCACCGACCGTTACCAGCGAAGCCGTTGTTCAAGCACCTGCCCCGGCCGTCGAAACACCTGCCGTCGAAAGCAGCGAGCCAGTCGTCGCTGTAGCGGCGCCAGAAGTTGAGCTGGCCAGCGAAACCGCTGCCGAGCCACTGATCGTGGCCGACAACAAACCGGCTGCTGACTTCACCCCGACGCCAGAGCCTGTTCCGGAGCCGGTGATTGAGCTTGAGAAAGCACCAGCAGCGCCAGTCAGCGAGTCTGCCGAACTGAGCCTTCCGGTTGTCGAGGCACCTGCTGCCGAGCCAGAACCTGCGCCTTACGTCGCGCCGGTCGTCGAGCCGGTCGCCGTTGTCGAGCCCGAGCCAGTCGTTGAGCCAGCAGCCGAGCCAGCCCCTGTGGTCGTCCCGGTTGTAGAAGAGGCACCGGCTGTAGCTGTTGCCAGCTCGGGTCGTGCACCTAACGATCCTCGCGAAGTGCGTCGCCGCAAACGCGAGGAAGAGGAGCGTCGCCGCCTGCAAGCCGAAGCTGAAGCGGCTGCGGCTGCGGCTGCCGTACCGGCACAAGCACCTGAAGCCGAGGTGGTTGCTGCCGCAGCAGAGCCCGTGAGCGAGCCTGCTCCAGCCCAGGTACAGGCCGAGGCAGTGGTTGAACAAACCGCTACCCAACCTGAAACCTCAACTGAAGAACAGACTCGCGAAAGCAAACCGCTGGTCTGATCTGCTGATGTAAAAAAGCCCCGCCTGCAAAACAGGCGGGGCTTTTTTATGGCTGTTGAGTTATCCCTGCAGGAGCCG comes from the Pseudomonas sp. StFLB209 genome and includes:
- the rne gene encoding ribonuclease E — its product is MLINATQPEELRVALVDGQRLYDLDIESGAREQKKANIYKGRITRIEPSLEAAFVDFGSERHGFLPLKEISREYFKKAPEGRVNIKEVLSEGQEVIVQVEKEERGNKGAALTTFISLAGRYLVLMPNNPRAGGISRRIEGEERNELREALNGLIAPADMGLIVRTAGLGRSSEEMQWDLDYLLQLWTAIKEASLDRAAPFLIYQESNVIIRAIRDYLRQDIGEVLIDSVEAQEEALTFIRQVMPQYASKIKLYEDSVPLFNRFQIESQIETAFQRVVELPSGGSIVIDPTEALVSIDINSARATKGSDIEETALQTNLEAAEEIARQLRLRDIGGLIVIDFIDMTPAKNQRAVEEKVRECLEADRARVQVGRISRFGLLEMSRQRLRPSLGESSGIVCPRCNGTGIIRDVESLSLAILRLIEEEALKDRTAEVRAQVPIPVAAFLLNEKRNSITKIELRTRARIIILPTDHLETPHFEVQRLRDDNPDASTHKTSYEIAAEAAEIEDVAPQASATRTLVRQEAAVKTAPARANAPVPAEAAAPVAAPVAPTPAHEPSLFKGLVKSLVSLFATSKPEPVAPVAAEKPAVSERPARNEERRNGRQQSRGRNNRRDEERKPREERGERTPREERVPREERAPREERAPREERAPREERAPREERAPREERAPRELREARDESGTREERQPRPPREERQPRERKPREERVRELREPLDAAPAAEAAAGQPAVAQEERAPREERAPREERAPREERQPRAPREERQPRNEQATETAEDETLNSEEQAHDEQDGAEGERPRRRSRGQRRRSNRRERQRDANGVEIADGEESGETDNSNALAAGLVVTAAVAGSVISAPAEAEANRQAEQAQASSDSQAAPAPTPADAVETPVADAPTVTSEAVVQAPAPAVETPAVESSEPVVAVAAPEVELASETAAEPLIVADNKPAADFTPTPEPVPEPVIELEKAPAAPVSESAELSLPVVEAPAAEPEPAPYVAPVVEPVAVVEPEPVVEPAAEPAPVVVPVVEEAPAVAVASSGRAPNDPREVRRRKREEEERRRLQAEAEAAAAAAAVPAQAPEAEVVAAAAEPVSEPAPAQVQAEAVVEQTATQPETSTEEQTRESKPLV